Proteins encoded in a region of the Corynebacterium breve genome:
- a CDS encoding DUF3499 domain-containing protein, whose protein sequence is MSKFRRCCRTGCGKPAVATLTYAYAESTAVVGPLAPVAEPHSWDLCEHHAGRITAPLGWEMLRVNHIDIDEDDEDITALAEAVREAGRVTTGLVDPGEDPIEYEATHDYTDPNTSNHPIHRTRRVEEYKHARRAHLRVVPDAEPDGED, encoded by the coding sequence GTGAGTAAATTCCGTCGTTGCTGCCGTACCGGCTGCGGCAAACCAGCCGTAGCCACATTGACCTACGCCTATGCGGAATCAACAGCTGTTGTTGGTCCGCTAGCGCCAGTCGCCGAGCCACATTCGTGGGATCTGTGCGAACACCATGCTGGCCGTATCACCGCACCACTGGGCTGGGAAATGCTGCGCGTCAACCACATCGACATCGATGAGGATGACGAGGACATCACTGCCCTGGCTGAGGCCGTGCGCGAGGCCGGTCGGGTGACCACTGGGCTTGTCGACCCGGGGGAGGACCCAATCGAGTACGAGGCGACCCACGACTACACCGACCCAAACACCTCGAATCACCCCATCCATCGCACTCGACGCGTTGAAGAATACAAGCACGCTCGCCGCGCACACCTTCGCGTAGTGCCCGATGCAGAGCCGGATGGGGAAGACTAG
- a CDS encoding WhiB family transcriptional regulator — protein MADNAILRGGAAGELTLEELFTAMEQEWQDQALCAQTDPEAFFPEKGGSTREAKRICQACGVRDECLEYALEHDERFGIWGGLSDRERRRLKKQIG, from the coding sequence ATGGCTGACAACGCAATCCTCCGTGGGGGAGCTGCAGGTGAACTGACTTTGGAAGAACTGTTCACCGCGATGGAGCAAGAATGGCAGGACCAGGCGCTGTGTGCGCAAACTGATCCTGAAGCTTTCTTTCCAGAAAAAGGTGGCTCAACCCGCGAAGCGAAACGAATTTGCCAAGCCTGTGGTGTTCGTGATGAGTGCCTCGAATATGCACTGGAGCACGACGAGCGATTTGGAATTTGGGGTGGCCTTTCAGATCGTGAACGCCGCCGCCTGAAGAAGCAGATTGGCTAA
- a CDS encoding TIGR03089 family protein: MSMLEPLLKHDPASPRLTVYDESTGSRMEFSGVTLDNWANKIANMMTQEFDSDPDSAIRIDLPASWQAAVIPLGIIAAELTPLFQGDAELVFTDLEGYERWPDADDVVVVSNDPFGRGVVESGGTLPLGAIDFGPTVRFYGDQYFGASPELAQFRVDGVVDKRYLTTGWSTDDDFRNRILAPLAAGGSVVIVTGMASTQRLDEIATIEKVTARLES, translated from the coding sequence ATGAGCATGCTTGAACCCTTGCTAAAGCACGATCCCGCGTCTCCACGTCTGACTGTTTACGACGAATCAACTGGTTCTCGGATGGAATTTTCCGGTGTCACCTTGGACAACTGGGCAAACAAGATCGCGAACATGATGACGCAAGAGTTCGACTCCGATCCCGATTCAGCAATCCGCATTGATCTTCCCGCTTCGTGGCAGGCCGCGGTAATCCCCCTCGGCATCATCGCTGCGGAGCTCACTCCCCTTTTCCAAGGCGACGCCGAACTCGTCTTCACCGACCTCGAAGGCTACGAGCGCTGGCCCGATGCAGATGACGTTGTCGTGGTATCCAACGATCCATTTGGTCGTGGCGTGGTCGAATCGGGTGGCACGCTCCCCCTCGGCGCAATCGATTTCGGCCCAACAGTGCGGTTCTATGGCGACCAATATTTCGGCGCGTCCCCTGAATTGGCACAGTTCCGGGTAGACGGTGTCGTCGATAAGCGATACCTGACTACCGGGTGGTCCACTGACGACGACTTTCGCAACCGCATTCTCGCGCCACTCGCTGCGGGAGGTTCCGTGGTGATTGTTACTGGCATGGCATCGACGCAGCGACTTGATGAGATTGCCACGATCGAAAAGGTGACAGCGCGTCTGGAATCCTAA
- a CDS encoding YdcF family protein yields MDPVLVLGAKVIDGRPRPLLEERLAKAMDVVDSADIIVSGRGEAEAMAQWLVDNGFPRERIVVEPRATSTNENLENARALVPDAERFIVVTNNFHVLRTRVWAWHLDIPVQVIGAGTPNDDRIYNYTRELGALPHSISRVVWRRFKRWLKEPMDWTA; encoded by the coding sequence GTGGATCCAGTTCTAGTTCTCGGCGCGAAGGTCATCGACGGTCGGCCGCGCCCTTTGCTCGAAGAACGCTTGGCTAAGGCGATGGATGTTGTCGACTCGGCGGACATCATCGTCAGCGGGCGTGGTGAAGCAGAGGCGATGGCGCAGTGGCTGGTCGACAATGGTTTCCCTCGGGAGCGGATCGTCGTTGAGCCACGGGCGACATCGACAAACGAGAACCTAGAAAATGCTCGCGCGCTGGTGCCCGATGCCGAGCGGTTTATCGTAGTGACCAACAATTTCCACGTGCTACGGACGCGCGTGTGGGCATGGCACCTAGATATTCCCGTGCAGGTCATCGGCGCAGGAACGCCTAACGACGACCGTATTTACAACTACACCCGCGAGTTGGGGGCGTTACCGCACTCCATCTCACGGGTGGTGTGGCGCAGATTCAAGCGCTGGCTCAAAGAGCCAATGGATTGGACTGCTTAG
- a CDS encoding glycosyltransferase family 2 protein: MCKNDNPNQQGGGPAAPLAIVTVTYSPGRHLGAFLESLPQATHRNVVTIMADNGSTDGVPEAAARDNSTVVFLPTGGNIGYGGAINAAANYLRPQREAGEIDSNFFLISNPDVEFLPGSIDRLLDCIESEPRAGAVGPRIEEADGSAYPSARAVPNVVTGIGHALLSGVWPGNPFTKAYKDDADMDNKRVAGWLSGACLLVRWEAFEEVGGFDERYFMYMEDVDFGDRLTRAGWQSIFCPEARIMHDQGHSANKHSRVTVPAHHDSAYRFQADRHPYMWQAPLRAVLWLGLKARGYAQTLWASRTARRKA, from the coding sequence GTGTGTAAAAACGACAATCCCAACCAGCAGGGCGGCGGGCCAGCAGCGCCACTAGCCATAGTTACCGTGACGTATTCGCCCGGACGTCACCTAGGAGCATTCTTAGAATCCCTGCCCCAGGCGACGCATCGCAACGTTGTCACCATCATGGCGGACAACGGCTCGACCGACGGCGTGCCCGAAGCAGCTGCACGGGACAATTCCACGGTCGTATTTCTGCCGACAGGCGGCAACATCGGCTACGGGGGAGCGATTAATGCCGCGGCTAATTACCTGCGTCCGCAGCGGGAAGCGGGGGAGATCGACTCGAACTTCTTCTTGATCTCAAACCCCGATGTCGAATTCCTCCCAGGCTCAATTGACCGTTTGCTGGATTGCATCGAGTCCGAGCCTCGGGCGGGCGCGGTAGGGCCGCGCATTGAAGAGGCAGATGGGTCCGCGTATCCGTCTGCCCGCGCAGTGCCCAATGTGGTGACGGGTATCGGTCACGCACTTTTGTCCGGAGTGTGGCCGGGCAATCCATTTACTAAGGCGTACAAAGACGACGCCGATATGGATAACAAACGCGTGGCGGGCTGGCTGTCCGGTGCCTGCCTGTTGGTGAGGTGGGAAGCCTTCGAAGAGGTTGGTGGTTTCGACGAGCGTTACTTCATGTATATGGAGGACGTAGACTTCGGCGATCGGCTGACGCGCGCCGGGTGGCAGAGTATTTTCTGCCCGGAAGCACGAATAATGCATGACCAAGGTCACTCAGCTAACAAGCACAGTAGGGTGACGGTCCCTGCGCACCACGACTCTGCGTATCGTTTCCAAGCGGATCGCCACCCGTACATGTGGCAGGCTCCGCTCCGGGCGGTGTTGTGGCTGGGGCTCAAGGCACGCGGATATGCGCAGACATTGTGGGCGAGTCGCACGGCTCGTCGCAAAGCATGA
- a CDS encoding glucose 1-dehydrogenase: MSVDLTQRFAGKSVVITGGASGLGLAVAERIAQEGGNVFLVDLNNEALEAAKAQLEADYPNIKVEIFAANCANEDEVKAYVAKAIELFGRIDGFFNNAGIEGKQNLTHEFGSEEFDRVIGVNLNGVFYGMAEVLAHMVEQGGGQIVNAASVGGIRGVGNQSGYAASKHGVIGLTRNSAREYGEKNISINAIAPGAIMTAMVENSLRQMGGDNWEEVGKQFVSVNPTKRFGRPEEVGALVAFLLSDDASFINGTVIPIDGGQHAMY, translated from the coding sequence ATGTCTGTTGATCTAACCCAACGTTTTGCAGGAAAGTCCGTAGTAATCACCGGTGGCGCGTCTGGCCTTGGCCTTGCAGTCGCAGAGCGCATCGCTCAGGAAGGCGGGAACGTCTTCCTCGTCGACCTCAACAACGAAGCTCTCGAGGCAGCGAAGGCGCAGCTTGAGGCTGACTACCCAAACATCAAGGTAGAGATCTTCGCGGCTAACTGCGCTAACGAAGACGAGGTCAAGGCGTACGTTGCCAAGGCAATCGAGCTCTTTGGCCGAATCGACGGCTTCTTCAACAACGCTGGCATCGAGGGCAAGCAGAACCTCACCCACGAATTTGGCTCCGAGGAATTCGACCGCGTTATCGGAGTCAACCTCAACGGCGTGTTCTACGGCATGGCTGAAGTTCTCGCGCACATGGTTGAGCAGGGTGGCGGCCAGATTGTCAACGCTGCGTCCGTCGGTGGCATCCGTGGCGTAGGCAACCAGTCCGGCTACGCTGCGTCCAAGCACGGCGTCATCGGTCTGACCCGTAACTCCGCTCGCGAGTACGGCGAGAAGAACATTTCGATCAACGCCATCGCACCCGGTGCCATCATGACCGCAATGGTGGAAAACTCACTGCGCCAGATGGGCGGCGACAACTGGGAAGAAGTTGGCAAGCAGTTCGTCTCCGTCAACCCAACCAAGCGATTTGGTCGCCCTGAGGAAGTGGGTGCCCTCGTCGCGTTCTTGCTTTCCGACGATGCGTCCTTCATCAATGGCACCGTCATCCCTATCGACGGTGGCCAGCACGCTATGTACTAA
- a CDS encoding LCP family protein: MSRSYRYARDIQAAPSQRRDITQSGNTATKTLLTFLAVVILAISAIGYGTVGRLGNQISASELSLGGGSGVKGNAPDGAIDILLVGSDSRTDAQGNPLSDEELARLNAGVSDGELNTDTLMVIRVPNDGSRATAVSIPRDTYVHDDDYGNLKINSVYANYAADRRAELLEDGAEENRKLEEKVATAGQQGLISAVADLTGIEVDHYAEVGLLGFVLLTDAIGGVDVCLNEDVDDEFSGAHFPAGVSTLDGTQALAFVRQRHGLPRGDLDRIVRQQAFMASLVQKVLSAGTLTNPAKLSDLGNAVQRSVTIDQNWDILAFASQLANLAGGNVTFTTIPVTSIDGTGDFGESIVTVDSKEVHTFMDELLNPPKPDPTPTEEKPAEEEDNTFEGYSVHVLNAGQISGQAGGVGAYLEENGLAVAEVTNAIEGVYSSSQVVAADPNDPAALKLAEMLGGLEVTANEGLDSATLIVVTADEYAGPKSNVSDEIDTPEEPVGTPGADFGEAEVAPEIDAGGDGPRCVN; encoded by the coding sequence GTGAGCAGGTCTTATCGCTACGCGCGCGATATCCAAGCTGCTCCGTCGCAACGTCGTGACATCACGCAGTCGGGCAATACTGCGACCAAAACTTTGCTGACTTTCCTCGCCGTTGTGATTTTGGCTATATCCGCTATCGGCTATGGCACAGTCGGACGCCTAGGCAATCAGATCTCCGCTTCCGAGCTATCACTTGGCGGTGGCTCAGGGGTCAAGGGCAACGCCCCTGATGGTGCGATCGACATCTTGCTTGTTGGCTCCGATTCGCGTACCGATGCCCAGGGCAACCCGCTTTCCGACGAAGAACTCGCCCGGCTCAACGCGGGAGTGTCCGACGGCGAACTCAATACCGACACCTTGATGGTCATCCGCGTGCCCAATGACGGCTCCCGCGCCACAGCCGTGTCGATTCCACGTGATACCTATGTTCACGACGACGATTACGGCAACCTCAAGATCAACAGCGTCTACGCCAACTACGCCGCGGACAGGCGCGCGGAGCTCCTCGAGGACGGCGCCGAGGAGAACCGCAAACTCGAGGAGAAAGTTGCAACCGCTGGCCAGCAGGGTTTGATTAGCGCGGTAGCAGACCTCACGGGTATCGAGGTAGACCACTACGCCGAGGTGGGCCTGCTCGGATTCGTTCTCCTTACCGACGCCATCGGTGGCGTCGACGTCTGTCTCAACGAGGACGTTGACGACGAGTTCTCCGGCGCCCACTTCCCTGCTGGAGTATCCACGCTCGACGGCACGCAAGCCTTAGCCTTCGTCCGACAGCGCCACGGCCTGCCCCGCGGCGACCTCGACCGCATTGTGCGCCAGCAGGCATTTATGGCCTCCCTCGTGCAAAAAGTCCTCAGCGCTGGCACTCTCACCAACCCAGCGAAGCTTAGCGATTTGGGCAACGCCGTGCAGCGCTCGGTGACTATCGATCAAAATTGGGACATCCTCGCTTTTGCTTCACAGCTGGCGAACCTGGCAGGCGGAAACGTCACTTTTACGACGATCCCCGTCACGTCCATCGACGGCACCGGCGACTTCGGCGAATCCATCGTCACAGTCGACTCAAAAGAAGTGCACACGTTTATGGACGAACTTCTCAATCCACCAAAGCCAGACCCAACGCCGACTGAAGAAAAACCGGCTGAAGAAGAGGACAACACCTTCGAGGGATACTCGGTTCACGTACTCAACGCGGGCCAGATCTCGGGCCAAGCAGGAGGCGTCGGAGCTTATCTCGAGGAAAACGGACTGGCAGTCGCCGAGGTGACCAACGCCATCGAGGGCGTGTACTCCTCATCCCAAGTAGTGGCGGCCGACCCCAATGATCCGGCAGCGTTGAAGCTTGCCGAGATGCTCGGCGGGCTCGAAGTAACCGCTAACGAAGGCCTCGATTCCGCCACGTTGATCGTCGTTACTGCCGACGAGTACGCGGGACCAAAATCCAACGTCAGCGATGAAATCGATACTCCCGAAGAACCGGTTGGTACTCCAGGTGCTGACTTCGGCGAGGCCGAAGTCGCCCCCGAAATCGATGCCGGTGGCGACGGCCCGCGCTGCGTCAACTAG
- a CDS encoding carbohydrate ABC transporter permease, whose protein sequence is MATATATPKKQRFPDAKQASLLVTPALIVLAIVIGYPIVRAIYLSFQQDKHLDPSTGIFVDGGFAGLDNYLYWITNRCMTGTGEVGACPPGTLATDFWPAVRITLFFTVTTVALEIVLGMIMALIMNGNYKGRGFVRAAVLIPWAIPTAVTAKLWQFMFAPQGVVNSLLGHSIAWTTDPWAARTAVIIADVWKTTPFMALLILAGLQMIPGDVYEAARVDGASRWQQFWLITLPLVRPALMVAILFRTLDALRMYDLPVIMISASSNSPTATISQLVVEDMRQNNFNSASALSTLIFLLIFFVAFVMIRFLGADVGGGTAKKQPRRRRKAEVEAAQ, encoded by the coding sequence ATGGCCACAGCCACCGCGACACCCAAGAAGCAACGCTTCCCCGACGCGAAGCAAGCATCCCTCCTTGTCACCCCAGCTCTCATCGTGCTCGCGATCGTGATCGGCTACCCGATCGTTCGCGCCATCTATCTGTCATTCCAGCAAGACAAGCATCTCGACCCTTCTACCGGCATCTTCGTCGACGGCGGGTTCGCAGGCTTGGACAATTACCTCTACTGGATCACTAATCGCTGCATGACCGGCACCGGCGAAGTAGGCGCGTGTCCTCCCGGAACACTGGCCACCGACTTCTGGCCCGCTGTGCGCATCACCTTGTTCTTCACCGTCACAACCGTGGCATTGGAAATCGTTTTGGGCATGATCATGGCGCTGATCATGAACGGCAACTACAAAGGTCGCGGTTTCGTCCGCGCCGCGGTGTTGATCCCGTGGGCGATCCCCACCGCAGTGACCGCGAAGCTCTGGCAATTCATGTTCGCACCACAAGGCGTGGTCAACTCGCTGCTGGGCCATTCCATCGCATGGACAACCGATCCCTGGGCCGCACGCACCGCCGTCATCATCGCCGACGTGTGGAAAACAACTCCATTCATGGCGCTGCTCATCCTCGCCGGCCTGCAGATGATTCCGGGCGATGTTTACGAGGCCGCCCGCGTCGACGGCGCCTCCCGCTGGCAACAGTTTTGGCTGATCACGTTGCCGTTGGTGCGCCCCGCACTCATGGTTGCGATTCTGTTCCGCACCCTCGATGCGCTGCGCATGTACGACCTGCCAGTCATCATGATTTCAGCCTCCTCGAACTCCCCTACCGCCACGATTTCGCAACTAGTCGTCGAAGACATGCGGCAGAACAACTTTAACTCTGCCTCAGCGTTGTCAACGTTGATCTTCTTGCTCATCTTCTTTGTCGCCTTTGTGATGATCAGGTTCCTCGGCGCCGACGTCGGTGGAGGCACAGCGAAAAAGCAACCGAGGCGTCGTCGTAAAGCAGAAGTGGAGGCAGCACAATGA
- a CDS encoding NDP-sugar synthase yields MAQPSTTDAVILVGGRGTRLRPLTVNTPKPMLPTAGFPFLSHLLARIKEAGMEHVILSTSFKAEVFEEYFGNGEEFGLEIEYVVEEEALGTGGGIRNVYDHLRYDTAMVFNGDVLSGANLGEILETHTSHDADVTLHLVRVPDPRAFGSVPTDSDGNVLAFLEKTEDPPTDQINAGCYVFKKEIIEQIPADSVVSVERTTFPKLLANSAKVVGHVDTAYWRDMGRPDDFVQGSSDLVRGIAYSPLLKGKTGESFVDESAGVAGGVILVGGTAVGRGAEIGAGSRVDDSVIFDGVTIEPGAVVKNSIIAAGATIGANARITDCVIGEGASIGARCELMGGMRVWPGVVIPDSGVRFSPDA; encoded by the coding sequence ATGGCACAGCCTTCTACCACCGATGCAGTGATCCTGGTGGGTGGCCGCGGCACACGACTGCGCCCCTTGACCGTGAATACTCCCAAGCCGATGCTTCCTACGGCTGGGTTCCCGTTTCTGTCGCACCTACTTGCGCGCATCAAGGAAGCGGGGATGGAACACGTCATCTTGAGTACATCGTTTAAAGCCGAGGTGTTTGAGGAATATTTTGGCAACGGTGAAGAGTTCGGCCTTGAAATCGAATATGTCGTGGAGGAAGAAGCGCTAGGCACCGGTGGCGGTATTCGCAACGTCTATGACCACTTGCGCTATGACACTGCAATGGTGTTCAACGGCGACGTGCTTTCAGGAGCAAACCTCGGAGAGATCCTGGAAACGCACACTTCCCACGACGCGGATGTGACCCTCCACTTGGTGCGCGTGCCGGATCCTCGCGCGTTTGGATCGGTGCCAACGGATAGCGATGGAAATGTCTTGGCGTTTTTGGAAAAGACTGAAGATCCGCCGACCGACCAGATTAACGCCGGCTGCTACGTGTTCAAGAAAGAAATCATCGAACAAATTCCGGCCGACAGCGTTGTTTCTGTCGAGCGCACGACGTTCCCGAAGCTGTTGGCCAATAGCGCGAAGGTTGTCGGCCATGTGGATACGGCCTACTGGAGAGATATGGGGCGCCCCGACGATTTTGTGCAGGGCTCCTCGGACCTTGTGCGTGGCATCGCGTATTCACCTCTACTTAAGGGTAAGACCGGCGAGAGCTTTGTCGACGAAAGCGCGGGCGTCGCCGGCGGAGTCATTTTGGTCGGCGGCACTGCGGTGGGGCGTGGCGCTGAGATTGGCGCTGGGTCGCGTGTCGACGACTCCGTGATCTTTGATGGCGTCACGATCGAACCAGGCGCAGTGGTGAAAAACTCCATTATCGCTGCTGGGGCCACTATTGGGGCGAACGCCCGCATTACGGACTGCGTAATCGGTGAGGGGGCTTCGATTGGTGCCCGGTGCGAGCTGATGGGTGGCATGCGTGTGTGGCCGGGAGTTGTCATTCCAGATTCTGGAGTGCGCTTTTCGCCGGATGCCTAG
- a CDS encoding carbohydrate ABC transporter permease — MKKVTHYLGILFIMFWGLAPFYWMLVTAFRDKAHTFDTTPWPTYLTLDNFRDALATDKGNDFLGAIGNSLIISFSTTALAVIVGVFTAYALARLDFPGKGIVTGIILAASMFPGIALVTPLFQLFGDLGWIGTYRAMIIPNISFALPLTIYTLISFFQQLPWELEEAARVDGATRGQAFRLVLLPLATPAIFTTAIIAFITTWNEFMLSRQLSTTATEPVTVAIARFSGPSAFEYPYAAIMAAGSLVTVPLVIMVLVFQRRIVSGLTAGGVKG, encoded by the coding sequence ATGAAGAAAGTCACTCACTACCTAGGCATACTTTTCATCATGTTCTGGGGCCTCGCCCCGTTTTATTGGATGCTGGTTACCGCGTTCCGCGACAAGGCGCACACCTTCGACACGACACCGTGGCCGACGTACCTCACGCTGGATAACTTCCGCGACGCGCTGGCCACAGACAAGGGCAATGATTTCCTGGGCGCGATTGGTAATTCGCTGATCATTAGCTTTTCGACGACCGCACTCGCCGTCATCGTCGGCGTTTTCACCGCGTACGCTCTGGCGAGGCTTGATTTTCCTGGCAAGGGTATCGTCACCGGCATCATTCTGGCGGCATCCATGTTCCCCGGTATCGCGCTGGTCACTCCGCTGTTCCAGCTGTTTGGCGATCTCGGCTGGATCGGCACCTACCGCGCGATGATCATCCCCAACATCTCGTTCGCGCTACCGTTGACGATCTACACCCTGATCTCTTTCTTCCAGCAGCTGCCGTGGGAGCTTGAAGAAGCCGCCCGCGTCGACGGCGCCACCCGCGGTCAGGCGTTCCGACTGGTGCTGCTGCCATTGGCCACGCCTGCGATCTTTACCACAGCGATCATCGCCTTTATCACCACCTGGAACGAGTTCATGCTCTCGCGCCAGCTCTCCACGACCGCAACCGAACCTGTTACCGTGGCGATTGCAAGGTTCTCCGGACCGTCGGCGTTCGAGTATCCATACGCCGCGATCATGGCTGCGGGTTCCCTGGTCACCGTGCCGCTGGTCATCATGGTGCTAGTATTCCAGCGCCGCATCGTCTCCGGCCTGACTGCCGGTGGTGTGAAAGGTTAA
- a CDS encoding ABC transporter substrate-binding protein, which yields MNFSLTRKAGATLAATFLAATALTACSSTDEGSADAPAVDNADGRGPITFAMGKNDTDKLIPIIDKWNEEHPDEEVTLSELAGEADAQRETLVQSLQAGNSDYDVMALDVIWTADFAANQWLAPLEGDLEVDTSELLEATVESATYNDTLYALPQNTNGQLLFRDADKVAEAPTTFDELKASCEEVEGDCLTTQLKQYEGLTVNTVGFIEGWGGSVIDDQGAPTVDSDEAKEGLQALVDAYEDGTIASGSTAATEEETNLAFTEGNTAYAINWPYMYTNAVDAGINVEVQPLVAKDGVGVSTLGGYNNGININSEKKATARDFIEFIINEENQTSFADASFPPVLASIYDDEALIEKYPYLPALKESLENAAPRPVSPFYPAISKAVQDNAYAALTDGKSVDDATADMKAAIEQASN from the coding sequence ATGAACTTTTCCTTGACTCGTAAAGCAGGCGCGACTCTTGCTGCTACTTTCCTCGCAGCAACTGCACTGACCGCCTGCTCCAGCACCGACGAGGGTTCCGCCGACGCACCAGCAGTAGACAACGCTGACGGCCGCGGCCCGATCACTTTCGCGATGGGCAAGAACGACACCGACAAGCTCATCCCAATCATCGACAAGTGGAACGAAGAGCACCCAGACGAAGAAGTCACCCTCAGCGAGCTCGCGGGCGAAGCTGACGCACAGCGCGAAACCCTCGTGCAATCCCTGCAGGCAGGCAACTCCGATTACGATGTCATGGCTCTCGATGTCATCTGGACCGCCGACTTCGCAGCGAACCAGTGGCTCGCACCACTCGAAGGCGACTTGGAGGTAGATACCTCTGAGCTTCTGGAAGCCACCGTGGAGTCCGCAACCTACAACGACACCCTTTACGCTCTTCCCCAGAACACCAACGGCCAGCTGCTCTTCCGCGACGCAGACAAGGTCGCAGAAGCGCCAACTACCTTCGACGAGCTTAAGGCATCGTGCGAGGAGGTTGAAGGCGACTGCCTGACCACTCAGCTCAAGCAGTACGAGGGACTGACTGTGAACACCGTCGGCTTCATCGAAGGTTGGGGTGGCTCCGTCATCGACGACCAGGGCGCACCTACCGTGGACTCCGACGAGGCAAAAGAAGGCCTTCAGGCGCTTGTCGATGCCTACGAGGACGGCACCATCGCTTCCGGCTCCACCGCAGCCACCGAGGAAGAGACCAACCTCGCGTTCACTGAGGGCAACACCGCATACGCGATCAACTGGCCTTACATGTACACCAATGCTGTCGACGCTGGCATCAACGTAGAGGTGCAGCCACTCGTTGCCAAAGACGGTGTCGGCGTGTCCACCCTGGGTGGCTACAACAACGGCATCAACATCAACTCCGAGAAAAAGGCCACTGCGCGCGACTTCATCGAGTTCATCATCAACGAAGAGAACCAGACGTCCTTCGCTGATGCTTCCTTCCCACCAGTCCTCGCATCCATCTACGATGATGAAGCACTGATCGAAAAGTACCCTTACCTGCCAGCCCTGAAGGAATCCCTGGAAAATGCGGCACCACGTCCGGTGTCCCCGTTCTACCCGGCGATCTCCAAGGCAGTTCAGGACAACGCGTACGCAGCACTCACCGACGGCAAGTCCGTTGACGATGCGACCGCAGACATGAAGGCTGCAATCGAGCAAGCCTCCAACTAG
- a CDS encoding metallopeptidase family protein, whose product MNVADPLHLRPARDRRGRGARGPLLPVGVPRYRSRSMSFDQAVLEAYAPLQNAYFDQLVGVDLAVDTVPRMRLRTDIAILPDDIVADGPVPLGRVLQAGVDPQGRPTRARIVIFRMPIEQRTSNAQERSELLTWILTALVANYLNIDPADIDPRFQ is encoded by the coding sequence ATGAACGTCGCAGATCCGCTCCATCTTCGACCCGCTCGCGACCGACGCGGGCGCGGCGCACGCGGCCCCCTTCTCCCGGTGGGAGTGCCACGGTACCGATCGCGCTCCATGAGCTTTGACCAGGCGGTTCTCGAAGCATATGCCCCACTACAGAACGCCTACTTCGATCAATTGGTCGGCGTGGATCTAGCCGTTGACACGGTGCCACGCATGCGCCTTCGCACTGACATCGCAATTCTTCCCGACGACATTGTCGCTGACGGCCCGGTCCCCCTCGGGCGCGTTCTTCAGGCAGGCGTTGACCCCCAAGGTCGCCCGACCCGTGCGCGCATTGTCATCTTCCGCATGCCAATTGAGCAGCGGACGTCCAATGCGCAAGAACGATCAGAACTCCTCACGTGGATACTGACCGCACTAGTGGCGAATTACCTTAACATCGACCCGGCCGATATCGACCCGAGGTTTCAGTAG